The Chitinophagales bacterium genome has a window encoding:
- a CDS encoding glycosyltransferase family 2 protein, with the protein MIKLSVVIITLNEEATIERCIQSVKDIADEIVVVDSLSTDNTVSIAKQLGAKIVLQPFTDYVTQRTLATEAAANDWIYSIDADEALSPELSHSILAVKQNPQYKHYNHNRCTNYCGKWIRHGRWYPDKKTRLFDRTNGKWAGLKVHEYWQPAGNSPVGNLKGDLLHYSFNSISDHIRQIEKFSELSARAAVERGKDCSILKIWLVPKWKFITDYIIRAGFLDGYWGYLVCKLSSMEVRIKYAKIRQYASWKREGNIF; encoded by the coding sequence ATGATAAAGCTTAGTGTAGTCATCATAACACTAAATGAAGAAGCCACCATTGAGCGATGCATACAGTCTGTAAAAGATATTGCGGACGAGATCGTAGTGGTGGACAGCTTATCTACAGACAATACCGTAAGTATAGCTAAACAATTAGGTGCAAAGATTGTACTGCAACCGTTTACTGATTATGTAACCCAGCGAACTCTGGCTACAGAAGCCGCAGCAAACGACTGGATATACTCAATTGATGCGGATGAAGCTTTGAGCCCCGAACTTAGCCATAGCATACTGGCCGTAAAGCAAAACCCGCAGTATAAACATTATAATCATAACAGGTGTACCAACTACTGCGGCAAATGGATAAGGCATGGCAGATGGTATCCTGACAAGAAAACAAGGCTGTTCGACAGGACAAATGGTAAATGGGCGGGGTTAAAAGTGCACGAATATTGGCAGCCTGCCGGCAACAGCCCTGTTGGCAACCTGAAAGGCGATCTGCTGCACTATAGCTTCAACTCTATTTCTGACCATATAAGACAAATAGAAAAATTCAGCGAACTGAGCGCCAGGGCGGCCGTGGAAAGAGGTAAAGATTGCAGCATATTAAAAATATGGCTGGTACCTAAGTGGAAGTTCATCACCGACTACATTATCAGGGCAGGTTTTTTAGACGGATATTGGGGGTACCTGGTATGTAAGTTGTCATCAATGGAAGTAAGAATAAAATACGCCAAAATACGCCAGTATGCAAGCTGGAAAAGAGAAGGCAACATTTTTTAA
- a CDS encoding response regulator, translating to MGDTKLDKIKVLYVDDEEHNLMSFKATFRIKYKVFTAISGEEAIKIMDSEAIDIIITDQRMPNMTGVEFLEKILEKHPDPMRILLTGYADLNAVIDAVNKGKIFHYLTKPWNEEELDMTIQRAYDIYKLRKDEKELTEKLGVTNSQLEFLLRQQLLS from the coding sequence ATGGGAGACACAAAATTAGATAAGATCAAAGTGCTGTATGTGGATGACGAGGAACATAACCTGATGTCGTTCAAGGCTACTTTCCGGATCAAGTACAAAGTATTTACAGCCATCAGCGGTGAAGAAGCCATTAAAATAATGGACTCTGAGGCAATAGACATCATCATTACAGATCAGCGTATGCCCAATATGACGGGTGTGGAGTTCCTGGAAAAAATACTGGAAAAACACCCCGACCCTATGCGCATATTACTTACCGGCTATGCCGACCTGAATGCTGTAATAGATGCGGTGAATAAGGGTAAGATTTTCCATTACCTGACAAAACCATGGAATGAGGAAGAACTGGATATGACCATACAAAGGGCGTATGATATCTATAAGCTACGTAAAGATGAAAAAGAACTGACTGAAAAGCTGGGTGTTACCAATTCACAGTTAGAGTTCCTGCTCAGACAGCAGCTATTATCATAG